The genomic window ATTCATTTCACTGATGATTTCCACCAACTCGCCGCGATTGGCGTGGCTGGCGTTGCGAGCACTTTCCGCCAGGGTGGCTACCTGAGTAGCACTCTGACTGACCTGCATGATGGCGGCATTAATGGCTGACATGCTGGCGGATGCGTCCCGCGCCATCTCTTCCTGGGTATCCAGGCGCTGATCCATACGATCGGCATAATGCGAAACTTCAGCCGAGGCAATAGCGGTACTGCTGGCGCGGGACATCAGACGATAGGCCATATTGCGCAGGGAACGGTAATCGCGTACCGGCCACAGCCATGAGCTGCCCTGTTCCAGAGCCTGTTGATCCGCGTAATAAATCCCCAGCGGGCCACTGAAGACCAGCGCCGCACCACCTAGCGCTGCGCTTAGCAAGCCAAGATATCCCCAGACGCCTCCTAACCAATGCCCGCCTGCTGCCAGTAAAAAAAACACGAGTGACGCCAGAACAGATACCGTTCGCATCATGGATGGACACCTTATTGTTTGATTGTCAGTTATTGTTGGATTATCGGTGGTTAATGCACAGCACAGTGCCCCGCTTTGAAAGCATGCGCAAAGCAGGCCGCTATAAAGGGGTTACCGGGAATGTCTTACCGGAAAACAGGTTGAACCTGACACCGACGCATCAAGTTCAACCCTGATAGGAGGTTACCGCGTCAAAGGCGGAAAAGAAGTAACACTTTGGGGGCATAAATGTTACTGAAAAAGTAACTTTTATGCCCTTGTGACTCTTACTGCTGTGAGGCGTCCAATGCCTGATCAATGTCCGCCAACAGGTCATCAATATGTTCGATGCCAATCGACAGGCGCACCATATCCGCGGTGACCCCGGCGGCTTTGAGCTCCTGCTCGTTCAGCTGGCGGTGGGTAGTGGAGGCCGGAATTGACGAGCAGCTTTTGGCATCACCAATGTTGACCAGACGCAGAATCAATGCCAGGGCGTCATAGAAACGCTCAGCGGCTTCCTGCCCCCCTTTCACGCCGAAGCTCAAAATGCCCGAGGCGTGCCCCTGCATATAGCGCTTGGCCAGGGCATGATCCGGATGGTTTTCAAGCCCGGCGTAATGCACCCAGTCAACCAGCGGATGAGCCTCAAGATGTTTGGCAACTATCAGGGTATTGGCACACACCCGCTCCATTCGCAGCGCCAGGGTTTCCAGGCCCTGTAGCAGGTTCCAGGCGGCCTGGGCTGACAGCGCCGCCCCCATGTTGCGCAGGGGCACCACACGGGCACGAGCAATAAAGGCTGCCTCACCCACGTCACGGGTGTAGCTGACGCCATGATAGGAAACGTCAGGCTCAGTCAGAAGCGGAAAGCGATTGGCATTTTCCGCCCAAGGGAACTTGCCTGAATCGACAATCACGCCGCCGACGGTAGTGCCATGGCCGCCCATGTACTTGGTCGCTGAATTGACCACGATATCGGCGCCATGCTCGATCGGGCGGCACAGAAAGGGCGTTGCCGTGGTGTTATCCACCATGACCGGTACACCATGGCGATGGGCTACTTCCGCCAGCTTGGCGATATCCACCACGCCACCGGAAGGGTTGCCAATACTTTCGC from Halomonas sp. CH40 includes these protein-coding regions:
- a CDS encoding aminotransferase class I/II-fold pyridoxal phosphate-dependent enzyme; protein product: MKPETIALHHGYSPDSQNAVAVPIHQTTSFSFDSAQHAADLFDLKVEGNIYSRIMNPTCAVLEQRVAALEGGIAGLAVASGMAAITYAIQTIAEAGDNIVSISELYGGTYNLFAHTLPRQGIEVRFADKDDFEGLEALIDGRTKAVYCESIGNPSGGVVDIAKLAEVAHRHGVPVMVDNTTATPFLCRPIEHGADIVVNSATKYMGGHGTTVGGVIVDSGKFPWAENANRFPLLTEPDVSYHGVSYTRDVGEAAFIARARVVPLRNMGAALSAQAAWNLLQGLETLALRMERVCANTLIVAKHLEAHPLVDWVHYAGLENHPDHALAKRYMQGHASGILSFGVKGGQEAAERFYDALALILRLVNIGDAKSCSSIPASTTHRQLNEQELKAAGVTADMVRLSIGIEHIDDLLADIDQALDASQQ